In Magnetospirillum sp. XM-1, a single window of DNA contains:
- the rpsT gene encoding 30S ribosomal protein S20, whose translation MAHHKSAKKRIRQTERRTEVNRARVSRIRTFVKKVELAIAGGDSAAAQAALKEAQPELMKGAQAGVLHKNTASRKVSRLVARVKEMKPLA comes from the coding sequence ATGGCCCATCATAAGTCGGCTAAGAAGCGCATCCGCCAGACCGAGCGTCGTACCGAGGTCAACCGCGCCCGCGTGAGCCGTATCCGCACCTTCGTCAAGAAGGTCGAGCTCGCCATCGCCGGTGGCGATTCCGCCGCTGCCCAGGCCGCCCTCAAGGAGGCCCAGCCCGAACTGATGAAGGGCGCCCAGGCCGGCGTGCTGCACAAGAATACCGCGTCGCGCAAGGTTTCCCGCCTCGTCGCCCGCGTCAAGGAGATGAAGCCGCTGGCCTAA